In Helianthus annuus cultivar XRQ/B chromosome 8, HanXRQr2.0-SUNRISE, whole genome shotgun sequence, a single genomic region encodes these proteins:
- the LOC110902058 gene encoding uncharacterized protein LOC110902058 produces the protein MVEWESLRAAVSAVTLSAGSDRWKWLGSGSGEFSVAAVKRSIVSSRDFSNRYVMKWSKWVPKKCNIFAWRAEMNRIPTVEALEKRGMFLFDDGCKFCNEGLDSVTHIFTVCPIALGVWERISFWCRIPRFFIFSFKDLVEIHKFGIRSSVERKAIHGIVLSACWMLWKARNNLRFNDKKSSIEEVFSEIMVVSFYWFKYRVKKGSFEWGDWCKFVNM, from the coding sequence ATGGTTGAGTGGGAGTCGCTTAGGGCGGCTGTGTCTGCAGTCACACTTTCGGCTGGGTCCGATAGATGGAAATGGCTCGGTTCCGGTTCGGGTGAGTTCTCGGTGGCAGCGGTGAAACGATCCATAGTGTCCAGCCGTGATTTCAGCAATCGATACGTTATGAAGTGGAGTAAATGGGTTCCAAAGAAGTGCAACATTTTCGCGTGGCGTGCGGAGATGAATAGGATTCCTACGGTGGAGGCGCTTGAAAAAAGAGGTATGTTTCTGTTTGACGATGGGTGTAAATTCTGTAATGAAGGCCTGGATTCGGTGACCCACATTTTCACGGTTTGTCCCATTGCTTTGGGTGTGTGGGAGAGGATTAGTTTTTGGTGTAGGATTCCGAGGTTTTTTATCTTTTCGTTTAAAGACCTGGTCGAGATTCATAAGTTCGGTATAAGAAGTTCGGTGGAGCGGAAAGCCATTCACGGTATCGTTCTCTCCGCGTGTTGGATGCTTTGGAAGGCTAGAAACAACTTGAGGTTTAACGATAAAAAAAGTAGCATTGAAGAAGTGTTTAGTGAGATTATGGTAGTTAGTTTCTATTGGTTTAAATATAGGGTCAAGAAAGGTAGTTTTGAGTGGGgagattggtgtaaatttgtgaaTATgtaa